One genomic window of Desulfovibrio aminophilus includes the following:
- a CDS encoding ornithine cyclodeaminase family protein: MSFDVLWLSRADLDSLGLGMPAIMDAVEQGFACLGRNEAEMPAKIGIHPRHDCFIHAMPCWIGGAVDRCGIKCVSGYPPNQKKGLPYITGVMVLIDPETGLTQAVMDAGWVTAWRTGAASGVYAKHFGDPDSEVVSVIGLGVQGRVNLLAFKEVFPRIKQVRCFDPVAGQPERFLKDMGPALPKAEFVVCGDVKSCVADADVVVTCTPIVEKPERFLPRAWLKEKVLAVSVDYDSAFAEDVMAATPCFVCDNANQYLWTRDQGVYFQNGYPDKGRVYADMGQICAGKKPGVRDGLRAAVLMGIASHDVMTASLAFDLARAKGLGSVVQL, encoded by the coding sequence ATGTCCTTCGACGTGCTCTGGCTCTCCCGCGCCGACCTGGATTCCCTTGGCCTCGGAATGCCCGCCATCATGGACGCCGTGGAGCAAGGCTTCGCCTGCCTCGGCCGGAACGAGGCCGAGATGCCCGCCAAGATCGGCATACATCCCCGCCACGACTGCTTCATCCACGCCATGCCCTGCTGGATCGGCGGGGCCGTGGACCGCTGCGGCATCAAGTGCGTGTCCGGCTACCCGCCGAACCAGAAAAAGGGCCTGCCCTACATCACCGGGGTCATGGTGCTCATCGACCCGGAGACCGGCCTGACCCAGGCGGTCATGGACGCGGGCTGGGTCACGGCCTGGCGCACGGGCGCGGCCTCGGGCGTGTACGCCAAGCATTTCGGCGACCCGGATTCCGAGGTCGTCTCGGTCATCGGCCTGGGCGTGCAGGGCCGGGTCAACCTCCTGGCCTTCAAGGAGGTCTTCCCCAGGATCAAGCAGGTGCGCTGCTTCGACCCCGTGGCCGGACAGCCCGAGCGCTTCCTGAAGGACATGGGCCCGGCGCTGCCCAAGGCCGAGTTCGTGGTCTGCGGGGACGTGAAGTCCTGCGTGGCCGACGCCGACGTGGTCGTGACCTGCACGCCCATCGTGGAAAAGCCCGAACGCTTCCTGCCCCGCGCCTGGCTCAAGGAGAAGGTCCTGGCCGTATCCGTGGACTACGACTCGGCCTTCGCCGAGGACGTCATGGCCGCCACGCCCTGCTTCGTCTGCGACAACGCCAACCAGTACCTCTGGACCCGCGACCAGGGCGTCTATTTCCAGAACGGCTACCCGGACAAGGGCCGGGTCTACGCGGACATGGGCCAGATCTGCGCCGGGAAGAAGCCGGGCGTGCGCGACGGGCTGCGCGCGGCCGTGCTCATGGGCATCGCCAGCCACGACGTGATGACCGCCTCCCTGGCCTTCGACCTGGCCAGGGCCAAGGGGCTGGGCAGCGTGGTCCAGCTCTGA
- a CDS encoding DMT family transporter produces MAGYLLVLCAAVLWALIGPLSKFIFAEGVTPLEVAFWRSTIGWCLFAAQALALRSGQRARSKDLPALAAFGLVGVALFYGSYQVAIEHVGAALGGVLLYTAPAWVALLSRLILGEPATPAKLFAVAATILGVALVSLSGGGTVTPSALGVLAGLTAGFTYALYYIFGKKFLTRYDTATLFLYALPVGSLCLLPFVHFTPKSASAWALLVLLSATTTWGGYSVYYAGLKRLEATRAAVVATLEPVITAGLAWWWWNERFGATGYLGSALVLSAVLLMIAEGARRRPGGSPA; encoded by the coding sequence ATGGCGGGCTATCTCCTGGTCCTCTGCGCGGCCGTGCTCTGGGCGCTCATCGGGCCGTTGTCCAAGTTCATCTTCGCCGAGGGCGTCACGCCGCTGGAGGTGGCCTTCTGGCGCTCCACCATCGGCTGGTGCCTGTTCGCGGCCCAGGCCCTGGCCCTGCGGTCGGGACAGCGGGCGCGGTCCAAGGACCTGCCCGCCCTGGCGGCCTTCGGCCTGGTCGGGGTGGCGCTCTTCTACGGCTCCTACCAGGTGGCCATCGAGCACGTGGGCGCGGCCCTGGGCGGGGTGCTCCTCTACACCGCCCCGGCCTGGGTGGCCCTGCTCTCCCGGCTGATCTTGGGCGAACCCGCGACCCCGGCCAAGCTCTTCGCCGTGGCCGCCACGATCCTCGGCGTGGCCCTGGTGAGCCTCTCCGGCGGCGGCACGGTGACGCCCTCGGCCCTCGGTGTCCTGGCCGGGCTCACGGCCGGGTTCACCTACGCCCTTTACTACATCTTCGGAAAGAAGTTCCTCACCCGCTACGACACGGCCACCCTCTTCCTCTACGCCCTGCCCGTGGGTTCGCTCTGCCTCCTGCCCTTCGTGCACTTCACGCCCAAGTCCGCCTCGGCCTGGGCCCTGCTCGTGCTCCTCTCGGCCACCACCACCTGGGGCGGCTACTCGGTCTACTACGCGGGCCTCAAGCGCCTGGAGGCCACCCGGGCCGCAGTGGTGGCCACCCTGGAGCCGGTGATCACCGCCGGACTGGCCTGGTGGTGGTGGAACGAACGCTTCGGCGCGACCGGATACCTGGGCAGCGCCCTGGTCCTCTCGGCCGTGCTGCTCATGATCGCCGAGGGCGCGCGGCGGCGTCCGGGAGGGAGCCCGGCGTGA
- a CDS encoding UvrD-helicase domain-containing protein: protein MSGSSIRQVKAAAGSGKTFALTARFLELLGSAQRDDPGLTCRGLRPETYSWPEILAVTFTNKAAAEMKERVLKALKRCALDIRDDGQRADWDHARAAGVVETILRRYHRLNIRTIDSLLVLLLRLFALEYGIRPDFEVAFEENDVFDLAYERFVGRCEDPSGTERALLLTALDTFLRHENRSGFRPERGIRERLRELATLLQAEDGPLLTDQDELADLLTACRERFLEAVTLMRGFLDEYALAPDKRFLAFLQKCRAVQGFDEPPKSAYAGKPLLEDCLTKAGKARVTDQCEAAYDLLKTAAAAYRREWAAVSGAYALAPALTIAGLLVEDMRAESRLRGVVPIAALTRAVRDLLGQAEAVPEAYCRLGSRLFHLLVDEFQDTSRAQWSAVSPLAEECLSKGGSLFCVGDVKQAIYGWRGGDASLFDEVPRRPGLADLAESVTAETLPRNWRSAPAVVDFNNAFFSRLAEPDTAGELAGEILGEAPEEERGALAGELARVFADARQDMPGEYDGPEGFVRLARLPGGTREEFEARTLEALRGLIQDLAARRPYRDIAVLVRDNRQAGLVCEQLVALEIPVVTESSLLLARHPVVRQLAAFLEFLDFPADDLAFLALVSGPVFQRAAGLDPLRVAEWLVDRERGGLGRRFRQDFPEVWERALKPFFDKAGLLTPYDLAQAAVERFGVAAAEPGAELYVRRFLEVVHLAEERGCRSLSAFLDFWRGQGAEEKVPLPENLDAVQVLTVHKSKGLEFPVAVVPFHDWSLRPQDGLLTIELHGERLLTPAREALGPEYRERAGREAREQLHLLYVAWTRAREELYGFFPDAREDKRRPPALAAMTRLLDIPEGETVFERGRPAEGGPQDRARPEPPEPPAPAEPGEELTAWLPRLRVFRHSLEDVFLDQRRRGEMAHRALELLRPTGDDAADARRAARLAVLDFPFVGGGADLEDELADLLLWVLSRPELKDCLGRGLAEAEALDEEGRTLRCDRLVLSGDEALVLEYKTGRPDPEHETQVRRYLKLARALRPTVRGLLVYLDRREVREVAHA, encoded by the coding sequence GTGAGCGGCTCGAGCATCCGCCAGGTCAAGGCCGCCGCTGGCTCGGGCAAGACCTTCGCGCTCACGGCCCGCTTCCTGGAACTCCTGGGCTCGGCCCAACGCGACGACCCGGGCCTGACCTGCCGGGGACTGCGGCCGGAGACCTACTCCTGGCCCGAGATCCTGGCCGTGACCTTCACCAACAAGGCCGCCGCCGAAATGAAGGAGCGCGTGCTCAAGGCCCTCAAGCGCTGCGCCCTGGACATCCGCGACGACGGCCAGCGGGCCGACTGGGACCATGCGCGGGCCGCCGGAGTGGTGGAGACCATCCTGCGCCGCTACCACCGCCTGAACATCCGCACCATCGACAGCCTGCTCGTGCTCCTGCTGCGCCTCTTCGCGCTGGAATACGGCATCCGGCCGGACTTCGAGGTGGCCTTCGAGGAGAACGACGTCTTCGACTTGGCCTATGAGCGCTTCGTGGGCCGCTGCGAAGACCCCTCGGGAACGGAGCGGGCCCTGCTGCTCACGGCCCTGGACACCTTCCTGCGCCACGAGAACCGCTCCGGCTTCCGGCCCGAGCGGGGCATCCGCGAACGGCTGCGGGAACTGGCCACCCTGCTCCAGGCCGAGGACGGGCCGCTGCTCACGGACCAGGACGAGCTGGCCGACCTGCTCACCGCCTGCCGGGAACGCTTTCTGGAGGCCGTGACGCTCATGCGCGGCTTCCTGGACGAATACGCCCTGGCCCCGGACAAGCGCTTCCTGGCCTTTCTCCAGAAGTGCCGGGCGGTCCAGGGCTTCGACGAGCCGCCCAAGTCGGCCTACGCCGGAAAACCGCTCCTGGAGGACTGCCTGACCAAGGCGGGCAAGGCCCGGGTCACGGACCAGTGCGAGGCGGCCTACGACCTGCTCAAGACCGCCGCGGCCGCCTACCGCCGGGAATGGGCGGCGGTGAGCGGGGCCTACGCCTTGGCCCCGGCCCTGACCATCGCCGGGCTGCTGGTGGAGGACATGCGGGCCGAGTCGCGGCTGCGCGGGGTGGTGCCCATCGCGGCCCTGACCCGGGCCGTGCGCGACCTCCTGGGCCAGGCCGAGGCCGTTCCCGAGGCTTACTGCCGACTGGGCTCGCGGCTCTTCCACCTGCTGGTGGACGAGTTCCAGGACACGAGCCGGGCCCAGTGGTCGGCCGTGTCGCCCCTGGCCGAGGAGTGCCTGTCCAAGGGCGGCAGCCTGTTCTGCGTGGGCGACGTGAAGCAGGCCATCTACGGCTGGCGCGGCGGCGACGCCTCGCTCTTCGACGAGGTGCCCCGCCGTCCCGGGCTGGCCGACCTGGCCGAGAGCGTCACGGCCGAGACCCTGCCGCGCAACTGGCGCAGCGCTCCGGCCGTGGTGGACTTCAACAACGCCTTTTTCAGCCGTTTGGCCGAGCCGGACACCGCCGGAGAACTGGCCGGGGAAATCCTGGGCGAGGCCCCGGAGGAGGAGCGCGGCGCTCTCGCCGGGGAGCTGGCCCGGGTCTTCGCCGACGCGCGCCAGGACATGCCTGGGGAATACGACGGCCCCGAGGGCTTCGTGCGCCTGGCCCGCCTGCCCGGCGGCACGCGCGAGGAGTTCGAGGCCCGCACCCTGGAGGCGCTGCGCGGCCTGATCCAGGATCTCGCCGCGCGGCGGCCCTACCGGGACATCGCCGTGCTCGTGCGCGACAACCGGCAGGCGGGCCTGGTCTGCGAACAGCTCGTGGCCCTGGAGATCCCGGTGGTCACGGAGAGCAGCCTGCTCCTGGCCCGGCACCCCGTGGTGCGCCAGCTGGCCGCGTTCCTGGAATTTCTCGACTTCCCGGCCGACGATCTGGCCTTCCTGGCCCTGGTCTCCGGGCCGGTGTTCCAGCGGGCCGCCGGGCTCGATCCCCTCCGGGTGGCCGAATGGCTCGTGGACCGGGAGCGCGGCGGCCTGGGCCGCCGTTTCCGCCAGGACTTCCCGGAGGTATGGGAACGCGCGCTCAAGCCCTTCTTCGACAAGGCCGGGCTGCTCACGCCCTACGACCTGGCCCAGGCGGCCGTGGAGCGCTTCGGCGTGGCCGCCGCCGAGCCCGGGGCCGAGCTGTACGTGCGCCGTTTCCTGGAGGTGGTCCACCTGGCCGAGGAGCGCGGCTGCCGTTCGCTCTCGGCCTTCCTGGACTTCTGGCGCGGCCAGGGCGCGGAGGAGAAGGTGCCCCTGCCCGAAAATCTGGACGCGGTCCAGGTGCTCACCGTGCACAAGTCCAAGGGACTGGAGTTCCCCGTGGCCGTCGTGCCGTTCCACGACTGGTCCCTGCGACCCCAGGACGGGCTGCTGACCATCGAGCTGCACGGCGAACGCCTGCTCACCCCGGCCCGCGAGGCCCTGGGGCCGGAATACCGCGAGCGGGCGGGCCGCGAGGCGCGCGAGCAGCTCCATCTGCTCTACGTGGCCTGGACCCGGGCCCGAGAAGAACTGTACGGATTCTTCCCGGACGCGCGCGAGGACAAGCGCCGTCCCCCGGCCCTGGCGGCCATGACCCGGCTCCTGGACATCCCGGAGGGAGAGACCGTGTTCGAACGCGGCCGCCCCGCCGAGGGCGGACCCCAGGATCGCGCCCGGCCCGAACCGCCGGAACCGCCCGCCCCGGCCGAGCCCGGCGAGGAGCTCACCGCCTGGCTGCCCCGGCTGCGGGTCTTCCGCCACTCCCTGGAAGACGTCTTCCTGGACCAGCGCCGCCGGGGCGAGATGGCCCACCGCGCCCTGGAACTGCTCCGGCCCACGGGCGACGACGCGGCCGACGCCCGCCGCGCGGCCCGGCTGGCCGTGCTGGATTTCCCCTTCGTGGGCGGCGGGGCCGACCTGGAGGACGAGCTGGCCGACCTGCTCCTCTGGGTCCTCTCCCGGCCGGAACTGAAGGACTGCCTGGGCCGGGGACTGGCCGAGGCCGAGGCCCTGGACGAAGAGGGCCGGACCCTGCGCTGCGACCGGCTCGTGCTGAGCGGGGACGAGGCCCTGGTGCTGGAATACAAGACCGGCCGCCCGGACCCGGAGCACGAGACCCAGGTGCGCCGCTATCTCAAGCTGGCCCGGGCCCTGCGGCCCACGGTCCGGGGCCTGCTCGTCTACCTGGATCGGCGCGAGGTGCGCGAGGTGGCCCATGCCTAG